A DNA window from Citrobacter tructae contains the following coding sequences:
- a CDS encoding sigma-54 interaction domain-containing protein: MISVLSNIQDDICNYADAISGITGTDVEIIDESLMRIAGTGKYRHMLNENVAKNGYIYRHVLQVRETVLIKNPGEHPLCQRCEKHRYCSEMLDLNAPIFLNNRVIGVIGIICSTQAQRETLLSQIDKFITFIEQIAVMISSKVFECLERLRAQETLGAFRRLIDAMDRGVVAIDGHGRIWHANHSADRILNREVQGLPLTIETTGDSLYGDEEAWLTLEGQKHHVLCKQISLSSQDNDRLTMIIFRDAHDYLSSMTMPPYESDTQVRLIGHSPSMEQLRSTVGKIANSYASVLVTGESGSGKEVVAFAIHQSSPRKTAPFVTINCAAIPEQLLESELFGYVRGAFSGADPKGRMGKFELANGGSLFLDEIGDMPLHLQAKLLRVLQEKAITRVGSNNTIEIDVRIIAATNKNINAMVENNQFREDLFYRLNVVPLVLPSLRERRADIAVLAQYFADEFSASYQRPPQKLPDDVINRLYAWHWPGNVRELRNVIEYIFVMRGEAAGINASHLPPYLLTAADSRKPAISAQPRQLASQGKQAERAAIENVLQRFGSSVEGKKQAATELGISIATLYRKIKLYGM; this comes from the coding sequence ATGATTTCAGTACTCAGTAATATTCAGGACGATATCTGTAATTATGCTGACGCTATTTCTGGTATTACCGGGACGGATGTTGAAATCATTGATGAATCTTTAATGCGTATTGCGGGTACGGGGAAATACCGGCACATGCTCAATGAGAATGTGGCCAAAAATGGTTATATCTATCGTCATGTTCTGCAGGTGCGCGAAACGGTACTGATCAAAAATCCCGGCGAACATCCACTGTGCCAGCGCTGTGAAAAACATCGCTATTGTTCAGAAATGCTGGATTTGAATGCGCCCATTTTTCTCAATAATCGCGTCATTGGGGTGATCGGGATTATTTGTTCGACCCAGGCCCAGCGTGAAACGCTGCTCAGTCAGATTGATAAATTCATCACCTTCATTGAGCAAATCGCGGTCATGATCTCGAGCAAAGTCTTTGAATGCCTGGAGCGCTTACGCGCACAGGAGACGCTGGGCGCATTCCGCCGTCTGATCGATGCCATGGATCGCGGCGTCGTGGCGATTGATGGTCATGGCCGCATCTGGCATGCCAACCACTCCGCCGATCGCATCCTCAACCGGGAAGTTCAGGGATTACCCCTCACCATCGAAACCACTGGCGACAGCTTGTATGGCGATGAAGAAGCGTGGCTGACGCTCGAAGGTCAGAAACATCATGTATTGTGCAAGCAAATTTCACTCTCGTCGCAAGATAACGATCGGTTAACCATGATCATCTTCCGCGACGCCCATGACTACCTGAGCAGCATGACGATGCCGCCTTATGAGTCCGATACCCAGGTGCGTTTAATTGGTCATTCCCCCTCTATGGAGCAGCTCAGAAGTACCGTGGGAAAAATTGCGAACAGCTATGCCAGCGTGCTGGTAACCGGGGAGAGCGGATCGGGCAAAGAGGTGGTGGCATTTGCCATTCATCAGAGCAGTCCACGTAAAACCGCACCTTTCGTGACGATCAACTGCGCGGCCATCCCCGAACAGTTGCTGGAAAGCGAGTTGTTCGGCTACGTGCGCGGTGCGTTCAGCGGCGCGGACCCCAAAGGACGGATGGGCAAATTTGAACTGGCCAACGGCGGCAGCCTGTTCCTCGATGAAATAGGCGACATGCCGCTGCACCTGCAGGCTAAGTTACTCAGGGTCCTGCAGGAAAAAGCGATTACCCGGGTGGGCTCGAACAACACCATCGAAATTGATGTACGCATTATTGCGGCGACCAACAAAAACATTAACGCGATGGTCGAGAATAATCAGTTCCGCGAAGATCTTTTTTATCGTCTGAATGTGGTCCCGCTGGTACTCCCTTCCCTGCGGGAACGACGTGCGGATATCGCAGTCCTCGCACAATATTTTGCAGACGAGTTCTCAGCAAGCTACCAGCGCCCACCGCAAAAACTGCCCGATGATGTGATCAACCGCCTGTATGCCTGGCACTGGCCCGGTAACGTCCGCGAACTGCGTAACGTCATTGAATATATTTTTGTCATGCGCGGAGAAGCCGCCGGGATCAACGCCAGCCACCTGCCTCCATACCTGCTCACGGCGGCAGACAGCAGAAAACCCGCGATATCGGCACAACCTCGCCAACTGGCCAGCCAGGGAAAACAAGCCGAAAGAGCTGCCATTGAAAATGTCTTACAGCGCTTTGGCTCAAGCGTAGAGGGTAAGAAACAGGCGGCGACAGAACTGGGGATCAGTATCGCCACGCTATACCGAAAAATTAAGCTGTATGGGATGTAA
- the dpaL gene encoding diaminopropionate ammonia-lyase: MQENVSFFINQTPFTERPDAPLAPFSRQELVKALNFHRSIPGYAPTPLYSLPALSQKLGVKNIYLKDESQRFGLKAFKALGGAYAMACHIAELVGKDISELPFDVMTSDEVRHDLKTVTFATTTDGNHGRGVAWMARQLKQNAVVYMPKGSSEQRLTAIRNEGATAEIVDMNYDDAVRMTAEQAEKHGWIVVQDTAWEGYEKIPQWIMQGYGTLMLEAMDQLHQVAPTHVFVQAGVGSFAGMVQGMVTAAWGDNRPKVIVAEALIADCLYRSALAKEGDAVAVGGDLQTVMAGLACGEANSIGWKLLRDYAAAFASCPDEVAALGMRMLGNPLAGDPQITSGESGAVTTGLLALLMTSPALAQTREQLGLDVHSRVLLISTEGDTDPQQYLDIVWGGQYPGVNSSIPD, encoded by the coding sequence ATGCAGGAAAACGTATCGTTTTTTATCAACCAGACGCCGTTTACCGAACGCCCCGACGCGCCGCTGGCGCCGTTTAGTCGCCAGGAATTGGTAAAAGCGCTGAATTTTCATCGCTCCATTCCAGGCTATGCGCCAACGCCGCTGTATTCGCTGCCGGCCCTTTCGCAAAAATTGGGCGTTAAAAATATTTATCTGAAGGATGAATCTCAGCGTTTTGGTCTCAAAGCTTTTAAGGCGTTGGGGGGAGCCTACGCAATGGCATGCCACATCGCGGAATTAGTGGGTAAGGATATCAGCGAATTACCCTTCGACGTGATGACCAGTGACGAGGTGCGTCACGACCTGAAAACCGTGACGTTTGCTACGACTACCGACGGCAATCACGGTCGCGGGGTGGCGTGGATGGCGCGACAGCTCAAGCAAAATGCCGTGGTTTACATGCCGAAAGGCTCATCTGAGCAGCGTCTGACCGCTATTCGCAATGAAGGCGCGACGGCTGAAATTGTCGATATGAACTACGACGATGCTGTACGTATGACCGCAGAGCAGGCTGAAAAACATGGCTGGATCGTGGTGCAGGATACGGCCTGGGAAGGGTACGAAAAGATCCCGCAGTGGATTATGCAAGGCTACGGCACCCTGATGCTGGAAGCGATGGACCAACTTCATCAGGTTGCACCGACGCACGTCTTCGTTCAGGCAGGTGTGGGTTCATTTGCCGGGATGGTGCAGGGAATGGTGACGGCAGCCTGGGGTGACAATCGCCCGAAAGTGATTGTCGCCGAGGCGTTAATCGCCGATTGCCTCTATCGCTCAGCGCTTGCCAAAGAAGGCGATGCGGTGGCTGTAGGCGGGGATTTACAGACCGTTATGGCCGGGCTTGCCTGCGGTGAAGCCAACAGCATCGGCTGGAAACTGCTGCGTGATTATGCCGCCGCATTTGCCTCTTGTCCTGATGAAGTCGCCGCACTGGGGATGCGCATGCTAGGTAACCCGTTAGCGGGCGATCCACAAATTACTTCCGGTGAATCAGGTGCCGTGACCACTGGTCTGCTGGCACTGCTGATGACCTCACCTGCATTGGCGCAAACGCGTGAACAACTGGGGCTGGATGTGCATTCGCGCGTGCTGTTGATAAGCACGGAAGGTGATACCGATCCGCAACAATATCTGGATATTGTCTGGGGCGGTCAGTACCCCGGCGTTAACTCATCCATTCCTGATTGA
- a CDS encoding YgeY family selenium metabolism-linked hydrolase: MLSANRIEEVIKNCQALIQQKSYSGQEGEVVNAIKIMMEHYQFDDIHVDKYGNIVGGIVGNKPGKTLVLDGHIDTVPVNPEKWIHNPYGGDIEDGKIYGRGTTDMKGAVAAMISAVGFFGQDNQRDFAGKIYVACIVHEECFEGIAARLVSERYKPDYVIIGEASELNLKIGQRGRAEIVVETFGKPAHSANPQAGINAVYKMAQLIDKIRTITPPTHPVLGPGILELTDIKSSPYPGASVVPDYCRATYDRRLLVGETKESVIAPLESALAELVAQDPQFKACVSYAVGQESCYTGATIEGERFFPGWVYEESDEFVQAALTGVRAAGFEPTITQYSFCTNGSHYAGEVGIKTIGFGPSRENLAHTIDEFIEIDQLTGSASGYYSIIQTLYRHS; the protein is encoded by the coding sequence ATGTTATCTGCAAACCGTATTGAAGAAGTCATTAAGAATTGCCAGGCACTGATCCAGCAGAAAAGTTATTCCGGTCAGGAAGGGGAAGTGGTTAATGCAATAAAAATAATGATGGAGCATTACCAGTTTGATGACATCCATGTAGATAAGTACGGCAACATTGTTGGCGGCATTGTCGGCAACAAGCCGGGGAAAACGCTGGTGCTGGATGGCCATATTGATACTGTGCCTGTGAACCCGGAAAAGTGGATCCACAATCCGTATGGCGGCGACATTGAAGATGGCAAAATTTATGGCCGTGGCACAACGGACATGAAAGGCGCCGTGGCGGCGATGATCTCTGCCGTTGGATTTTTCGGCCAGGATAATCAGCGTGATTTTGCCGGTAAAATTTACGTGGCCTGCATCGTACATGAAGAGTGCTTTGAAGGAATTGCCGCCCGCCTGGTCAGCGAACGTTATAAACCCGATTATGTGATTATCGGTGAAGCGTCAGAATTGAATCTGAAAATTGGCCAGCGTGGCCGCGCTGAAATTGTTGTTGAAACGTTTGGCAAACCGGCGCACTCCGCTAACCCGCAGGCAGGTATTAACGCGGTGTATAAAATGGCGCAGCTGATCGACAAAATTCGTACCATTACCCCGCCAACGCATCCGGTGTTAGGGCCTGGCATTCTGGAACTGACAGACATTAAATCGTCGCCGTATCCGGGGGCTTCTGTGGTGCCAGATTATTGCCGCGCGACCTATGATCGTCGCCTGCTGGTGGGCGAAACCAAAGAAAGCGTTATTGCACCACTGGAAAGCGCGCTTGCCGAACTGGTTGCTCAGGACCCACAGTTTAAGGCCTGCGTCTCCTACGCTGTGGGCCAGGAGTCTTGCTATACCGGCGCTACCATTGAGGGCGAGCGTTTCTTCCCTGGGTGGGTTTACGAAGAGTCCGACGAATTTGTGCAGGCCGCGTTGACCGGCGTTCGTGCGGCAGGGTTTGAACCCACCATCACCCAGTACTCTTTTTGCACGAACGGTAGCCACTATGCGGGCGAAGTGGGCATCAAAACCATCGGTTTTGGCCCTTCGCGTGAAAATCTGGCGCACACCATCGATGAGTTTATTGAAATCGATCAACTTACCGGTTCGGCCAGCGGATATTACAGCATCATCCAGACGCTCTATCGTCATTCATAA
- a CDS encoding N-acyl-D-amino-acid deacylase family protein — protein MKTIFKNGNVIDGTGSEGRIADVMIDEGRIVAIGQIDVGVNEQIIDATGKVICPGFIDTHTHSDLSAIINPALSAKIRQGITTELLGQDGVALAPLPEEYIPAWRKNIAGLDGDTDKIDWKYKDTDGYLNLLASRHPATNLAYLVPHGNVRMEAMGLDGRPSTREDVAKMCDVLERELKAGAFGLSTGLIYMPCAFGDTAEMIELCKVTAKYNGIFVVHQRSEADDIINSTQELIDIATATGVWLHISHMKVCGKKNWALIDRMLSMLEQAQEEGIRISYDQYPYVAGSTMLGVILPPWVHSGGTDKLLERLASPELREKMIADIQQGIPGWDNFIDFAGLDQIFVTSVKTEKNQDAVGLNLVQLGELRGKDPYNATFDLLFEEENAVGMVDFYGTEEHVIKFLCRPEQNVCTDGLMGAGKPHPRVFGAFPRVLGKYVREEGCLSWEAAIRKMTGKPAEVLGLQDRGLIKVGYAADIVMFDPHTIADKGTFVEPNQYPEGIELVMVNGRIALINGIESYACSGTVIRKQY, from the coding sequence ATGAAAACCATTTTCAAAAACGGAAATGTGATCGATGGGACGGGCAGCGAAGGCAGGATTGCCGATGTAATGATTGATGAAGGTCGTATTGTGGCTATCGGCCAAATAGATGTCGGTGTAAATGAACAGATTATTGATGCAACAGGAAAAGTAATTTGTCCGGGTTTTATTGATACCCACACGCATTCTGATTTATCAGCGATTATTAATCCCGCGCTGTCGGCGAAAATTCGTCAGGGTATTACCACGGAATTATTAGGACAGGATGGTGTGGCGTTAGCGCCGTTACCTGAAGAATATATTCCGGCCTGGCGTAAAAATATTGCCGGACTTGATGGCGACACTGACAAAATTGACTGGAAATATAAAGATACGGACGGTTATCTCAATTTGTTGGCTTCCCGTCACCCGGCCACCAACCTCGCGTATCTGGTTCCGCACGGCAATGTGCGCATGGAAGCGATGGGACTGGACGGGCGTCCTTCTACCCGTGAAGACGTGGCGAAGATGTGCGACGTTCTCGAGCGGGAGTTAAAAGCCGGGGCGTTTGGTCTGTCCACTGGGCTTATCTATATGCCGTGCGCCTTTGGCGATACCGCTGAAATGATTGAGCTGTGCAAGGTTACGGCGAAATACAACGGGATCTTCGTAGTACACCAGCGCAGTGAAGCTGACGATATCATCAACTCCACCCAGGAACTGATTGATATCGCCACAGCAACTGGCGTCTGGCTGCACATTTCGCATATGAAAGTCTGTGGCAAGAAAAACTGGGCGCTGATTGATCGGATGCTGAGCATGTTGGAGCAGGCGCAGGAGGAAGGCATTCGGATCTCTTACGATCAGTATCCGTACGTCGCGGGCAGCACTATGCTCGGCGTGATCCTGCCACCGTGGGTACACTCCGGCGGAACCGACAAATTGCTTGAGCGTCTGGCCTCGCCTGAGTTGCGGGAAAAAATGATCGCTGATATTCAACAGGGCATTCCGGGCTGGGATAACTTTATTGACTTCGCCGGTCTGGATCAGATTTTTGTCACCAGCGTTAAGACAGAAAAAAATCAGGATGCCGTCGGCCTGAACCTCGTCCAGTTGGGTGAACTGCGCGGTAAAGATCCCTACAACGCTACGTTTGATCTGCTGTTTGAAGAAGAAAATGCCGTTGGGATGGTCGATTTCTACGGTACGGAAGAACACGTGATTAAGTTCCTTTGCAGGCCGGAACAGAACGTTTGTACTGATGGCCTGATGGGCGCAGGTAAGCCGCACCCGCGCGTGTTTGGCGCTTTCCCTCGCGTGCTCGGTAAATATGTGCGGGAAGAGGGATGTCTGAGCTGGGAAGCGGCGATCCGTAAAATGACCGGAAAACCTGCTGAGGTATTGGGCTTGCAGGATCGCGGGCTGATTAAGGTCGGTTATGCTGCAGATATTGTGATGTTTGATCCGCACACTATTGCGGATAAAGGCACGTTTGTTGAACCTAATCAGTATCCTGAAGGAATTGAACTGGTCATGGTCAATGGGCGCATTGCTTTAATTAATGGCATAGAGAGCTATGCCTGTAGCGGTACTGTTATCAGAAAACAATATTAA
- a CDS encoding MFS transporter — translation MNLQTSLPSGKPKTWKARYTVLSLIWMAWLLSFLDRMVMSVSLPYIGKDLNLDTTQQGLIISAFFIGYAAFQIPGGLLADKFGSRKIMAIGIAWWSIFTSLTGAVLTLPLMLAVRFLFGVGEGCFPSASWKMISTYFPSKERGRATAIQSTVNTLGPALAVVVAASIIGAFGWHMVFIVLGIPGLFVAAGIYFFTRDNPKDHPAITQQDLAELAADDQGGLQNTSAVAFKDVLKMPVLWQMAGIWFLFDITFWGFSTWLPSYLITVREFSLAKTGVMAAIPFLFGACGTLIGGYCSDKYKSLRKMFYVVTSVIAAGFLYLTFSVSSADMAVVYQCISALFMFFAMATFWGILMDTIPSKIMGRASGIVNFGGQMAGVVSAPVIGWLIQSSGGSYNSAFIFMIAALICSAVVTLTVKNSHAITALPSQA, via the coding sequence ATGAACCTACAAACATCTTTACCTTCAGGTAAGCCAAAGACCTGGAAAGCAAGATATACCGTTCTGTCATTGATCTGGATGGCGTGGCTGCTTTCCTTTCTCGACCGTATGGTTATGAGTGTTTCATTACCTTATATCGGTAAAGACTTAAATCTTGATACCACGCAACAAGGTTTAATTATTAGCGCCTTCTTTATTGGTTACGCGGCATTTCAAATTCCCGGCGGTTTACTGGCGGATAAATTTGGTTCGCGTAAAATTATGGCAATTGGCATTGCCTGGTGGTCAATTTTCACCAGCTTAACCGGTGCGGTACTGACGCTTCCTCTGATGCTGGCCGTTCGCTTTTTATTTGGCGTCGGCGAAGGGTGCTTTCCGTCAGCTTCCTGGAAGATGATCTCGACCTATTTCCCGTCGAAAGAGCGTGGTCGTGCGACGGCGATTCAGTCGACGGTGAACACCTTAGGCCCGGCACTGGCGGTGGTTGTCGCTGCAAGTATCATTGGGGCATTTGGCTGGCATATGGTCTTTATTGTGCTCGGTATTCCCGGCCTGTTTGTTGCGGCGGGCATCTACTTCTTTACGCGAGACAATCCGAAAGATCACCCAGCCATTACTCAGCAAGATCTGGCAGAACTGGCGGCTGACGATCAGGGAGGCCTGCAAAACACCAGCGCTGTTGCCTTCAAAGACGTGCTGAAAATGCCGGTGCTCTGGCAGATGGCAGGTATCTGGTTCTTGTTTGACATTACCTTCTGGGGCTTCTCAACCTGGCTGCCAAGTTACCTGATCACCGTCCGTGAATTCTCACTGGCGAAGACTGGCGTGATGGCGGCAATTCCTTTCCTGTTTGGCGCATGCGGAACACTGATCGGTGGATATTGCTCCGACAAATACAAGTCGCTGCGTAAGATGTTCTATGTTGTGACGTCTGTTATTGCTGCTGGCTTCCTGTACCTGACCTTCAGCGTGAGCAGTGCGGATATGGCGGTGGTTTACCAGTGCATTTCAGCACTGTTCATGTTCTTCGCCATGGCGACGTTCTGGGGGATTTTGATGGACACCATCCCCAGCAAAATCATGGGCCGCGCATCGGGTATCGTTAACTTTGGTGGGCAGATGGCAGGGGTCGTTTCCGCACCAGTTATCGGCTGGTTAATTCAAAGCAGCGGGGGTAGCTACAACAGCGCATTTATCTTTATGATTGCGGCGCTGATTTGTTCAGCGGTGGTGACGCTGACTGTGAAAAACTCGCATGCTATTACTGCGTTACCCAGTCAAGCCTGA
- a CDS encoding GNAT family N-acetyltransferase, whose protein sequence is MNNQNTDAPITIEPASQQDYAGWLPLWLNYQIFYRTDISDKVTQLTWGRFHNPAEPVFCAVAKYDGKIVGLVHYLFHRSTWSETEYCYLEDLFVNEDARGKHIGKQLIEYVQKCAHKRHASRLYWHTHETNLRGQRLYDWVARKSGMIEYQM, encoded by the coding sequence ATGAATAACCAAAACACAGATGCACCGATTACTATCGAACCCGCCTCACAACAAGACTACGCTGGCTGGCTTCCTCTATGGCTAAACTACCAGATTTTTTACCGCACTGACATTTCAGACAAGGTAACGCAGTTAACCTGGGGGCGTTTTCACAATCCCGCGGAGCCAGTTTTTTGTGCTGTCGCGAAGTATGACGGTAAAATTGTTGGCCTGGTGCATTATCTCTTCCATCGCTCAACATGGTCTGAGACAGAATATTGCTATTTGGAAGACTTGTTTGTTAACGAGGATGCCCGAGGCAAACACATCGGCAAGCAGCTCATTGAGTATGTTCAGAAATGCGCCCATAAGCGCCATGCTTCAAGATTATACTGGCATACCCATGAAACTAACCTCCGTGGACAGCGCCTTTATGACTGGGTTGCCAGAAAAAGTGGGATGATCGAATATCAGATGTAG
- a CDS encoding PLP-dependent aminotransferase family protein yields the protein MKKNNAPLFQELFLEQGVIKEQVYHALRNAIVEGRLPSGTKIPSTRALSEMMSISRNSVIAGYDRLLDEGYILTRKGAGTFVTQNIPDRSISNNYPKMMQENEQPSDGQLNADITAVHELWSGDYEGRELNRLFAVGVGCTDLFPHTLWGKLLGRVWRQSRHQLGSHTSPCGFYPLRKAVCHYIKTTRGVNCSEDQIIIVNGIQQALNITARALLSKGNEVWLDDPGYKGARGVFMSTGAIVRPVQVDSEGMNVQYGINHFPHAKLAYVVPSDQYPLSGALSLSRRLELLEWAKSNRAWIFEDDYNSEFRYAERSLQALQGLDQHQRVIYSGTFSKMMYPEFRLGFLVVPPGLKEQFIVTKYFSDIGTSYLEQAVLASFIEDGHYASHVRRIRKACYERRAVLVNAIQYYLADKMTIQPSDSGIHIVCWLHDGVTGNEVEEKARMLGMGIQSLSHYYHGDASRQGVMIGFANHPPEAIVDGIRRLAHVI from the coding sequence ATGAAAAAAAACAACGCCCCTTTATTTCAGGAGCTTTTTTTAGAACAAGGTGTTATTAAGGAACAGGTCTACCATGCTTTGCGTAACGCCATTGTAGAGGGGCGCTTGCCGTCAGGCACGAAGATACCCTCAACCCGGGCGTTGTCTGAGATGATGTCAATTTCACGGAACTCGGTTATTGCCGGTTATGACCGTTTATTAGATGAAGGGTATATTCTGACGCGGAAAGGTGCCGGAACATTTGTCACACAAAATATTCCTGACCGAAGTATTAGCAATAACTATCCCAAAATGATGCAGGAGAATGAGCAGCCGTCTGATGGGCAGTTAAATGCTGATATCACTGCTGTTCATGAATTGTGGTCAGGGGATTATGAAGGGCGTGAACTGAATCGGCTCTTTGCTGTTGGCGTTGGTTGTACCGATCTCTTCCCACATACATTATGGGGAAAGTTATTGGGACGAGTCTGGAGACAATCCCGGCATCAGTTGGGTTCTCACACCAGTCCCTGTGGTTTTTATCCCCTAAGGAAAGCAGTTTGCCATTATATTAAAACGACACGGGGTGTTAACTGTAGCGAAGATCAGATTATCATCGTAAACGGTATTCAGCAGGCATTAAATATTACTGCGCGGGCGCTGCTTTCAAAAGGAAATGAAGTTTGGCTGGATGACCCCGGTTATAAAGGCGCTCGGGGGGTATTTATGTCAACCGGGGCAATAGTGAGACCCGTGCAAGTGGATAGCGAGGGGATGAATGTTCAATATGGTATTAATCATTTCCCCCACGCGAAACTGGCTTATGTCGTTCCTTCAGACCAATACCCATTAAGTGGGGCGCTGAGTTTATCTCGGCGACTTGAGCTACTGGAATGGGCGAAGTCAAATCGGGCATGGATATTTGAAGATGATTATAATAGTGAATTTCGCTATGCCGAGCGTTCTTTGCAAGCATTGCAGGGATTAGACCAGCATCAGCGGGTAATCTATTCCGGGACATTCTCCAAAATGATGTACCCAGAGTTTCGCTTAGGATTTTTAGTTGTTCCTCCTGGTTTAAAAGAACAGTTTATCGTGACGAAATATTTTTCAGATATTGGGACCAGCTATCTTGAACAGGCCGTGCTGGCGAGTTTTATTGAAGATGGGCACTATGCCAGTCATGTGCGTCGAATCCGTAAGGCGTGTTATGAGAGAAGGGCGGTGTTGGTTAATGCGATTCAATACTATCTTGCCGATAAAATGACTATCCAGCCTTCTGATTCAGGGATTCATATTGTGTGCTGGCTGCATGATGGGGTGACTGGAAATGAAGTCGAGGAAAAAGCCAGAATGCTTGGTATGGGAATACAGTCATTGAGTCATTATTATCATGGGGATGCATCTCGACAGGGGGTTATGATCGGTTTTGCAAATCATCCACCAGAGGCTATTGTTGACGGTATCCGCCGCCTTGCGCATGTTATTTAG
- a CDS encoding GNAT family N-acetyltransferase — MSSTFNEFQQPIGVGLPNWQSAQFPAAQQITGRYCKLERINAERHAQDLYEAYRDAPDSRDWTYLAAGPFTTFDSMFAYLTKIEAQSDPMHYAVIDLASMKAVGTLALMRIDTSNGVIEVGWVTYSRRMQRSRLSTEVMSLLLKYVFEVLGYRRFEWKCDALNAPSREAANRFGFSFEGIFRQAVVVHQRNRDTAWYSIIDSEYPALQAAYKIWLDESNFDASGQQIQRLADVISKEQSKRSM; from the coding sequence ATGTCATCCACCTTTAATGAATTCCAACAGCCGATCGGTGTGGGATTACCTAACTGGCAAAGTGCGCAGTTTCCTGCGGCTCAACAAATTACAGGACGCTATTGTAAGCTCGAGCGGATAAATGCCGAGCGCCATGCGCAAGATCTCTATGAAGCCTATCGCGATGCCCCTGATTCTCGCGACTGGACCTATCTCGCCGCCGGGCCATTCACAACGTTTGATTCAATGTTTGCTTATTTAACAAAGATTGAGGCACAGTCCGATCCTATGCATTACGCCGTGATCGATTTGGCCAGTATGAAGGCTGTTGGAACGCTGGCGCTGATGCGCATTGATACGTCGAATGGCGTGATAGAAGTTGGCTGGGTTACCTATTCGCGACGTATGCAACGCTCGCGGCTGTCAACGGAAGTCATGTCGCTGTTGTTGAAGTATGTTTTTGAGGTGCTGGGTTATCGCCGTTTCGAATGGAAATGCGATGCGCTTAATGCGCCTTCTCGTGAGGCTGCGAATCGCTTTGGTTTCAGCTTCGAAGGGATATTTCGTCAGGCAGTTGTCGTGCATCAGCGTAATCGGGATACCGCCTGGTATTCAATCATTGACAGTGAATACCCAGCGCTACAAGCAGCTTACAAGATCTGGCTCGATGAGAGTAATTTCGATGCCAGCGGACAGCAGATTCAGCGCCTGGCGGATGTGATCAGCAAGGAACAAAGCAAGCGCTCAATGTGA
- a CDS encoding MurR/RpiR family transcriptional regulator has translation MTTATSLNELQQQIRDRYDSLSKRLQQVSRYVLDNTNSVAFDTVAVIAERAGVPPSTLIRFANAFDFSGFNEMKQLFRMNLVEETASYSDRARLFREMESEAVPETPLDILQEFARSNAQALQQLAARAEPEMLERAVQLLKEADTIYIAGLRRSFSVAAYLTYALSHLECRPILLDGMGGMLREQINRIKANDIVVSISFSPYAEETVMVSETAANAGARQIVITDSQISPLATFSDLCFVVKEAQVDAFRSQSATLCLVQSLVVALAYRLGDGGNEKSRSVG, from the coding sequence ATGACGACAGCAACCAGCCTGAACGAGCTGCAGCAGCAAATCCGCGATCGCTACGATAGCCTGAGCAAGAGGCTGCAGCAGGTGTCCCGCTATGTGCTGGATAATACCAACAGCGTGGCCTTCGATACGGTTGCCGTCATTGCCGAACGTGCCGGGGTCCCGCCATCAACGCTGATCCGCTTTGCTAATGCCTTTGACTTCTCCGGTTTCAACGAAATGAAACAACTGTTTCGTATGAACCTGGTTGAAGAAACCGCCAGCTACAGCGACCGCGCGCGATTGTTTCGCGAAATGGAAAGCGAAGCTGTACCGGAGACCCCGCTGGACATCCTGCAGGAATTTGCCCGTTCGAATGCTCAGGCCTTACAGCAACTGGCGGCCCGCGCCGAACCAGAAATGCTGGAACGCGCCGTACAGCTGTTGAAAGAAGCCGACACGATTTACATCGCCGGTTTACGTCGCTCCTTTAGCGTGGCAGCCTATCTCACCTACGCCCTGAGCCATCTTGAGTGCCGCCCGATTCTGCTCGACGGGATGGGGGGAATGCTGCGCGAGCAGATAAACCGTATTAAAGCGAACGATATCGTGGTGTCGATCAGCTTCTCGCCTTACGCAGAAGAGACGGTGATGGTCAGCGAAACGGCGGCGAATGCGGGTGCCCGCCAGATTGTGATCACCGACAGCCAGATCAGTCCGCTGGCAACGTTCAGCGATCTTTGCTTTGTGGTAAAAGAGGCGCAGGTCGACGCATTTCGATCACAATCTGCAACGCTGTGCCTGGTGCAATCGTTAGTGGTGGCGCTGGCTTACAGATTAGGCGATGGGGGAAATGAAAAAAGCCGTTCGGTTGGGTAA